The nucleotide window GGGACACTTGTGCTTGACTCAATCCATCAGCTGAACCTAATTTTGATGTATTTCTATGGCTATTCCCCAACAATCAACAACCTTCACACTGCTCATTATGCGTTAATGAAATCATCTTAGAATGGGCCTaattaaaatcttatttaacTTCACACAAAGACTCTGAAAGAAGTCTCCAGCTAGCTAAAGAAGGAAATTCCAAGCCACTGATTATCTGCAGATGGAATACACTACCTTTTCCCATTCCTATTTAGGGCAGTCCTTGAAGGGCCAGATTCCTCTATTTGCATCAAGATACAGTCTGGCAGGACTGCAGTTTGAACAGACCAGGCAAAAGAGCTGAGCAACATCAACAGCCAAGATGTAAATAAAACTTAATCATACCACTGGCATTAGCTGCTTGAACAACTTCCATGTACGAGGAAGGATCATCTGCTTTAATGTAGGAGTCAATTGCTTCCTTTACCATCCCCTtctggagctgtgctttggcCAGCTGGCTCCACACTGCAGGTTCATTGCAGCGCTCAGCGAACTCATACGCACGGTCCAGGTTCCCAATGTGCTCTATCAACACCTGGGAAAAGGATAACCATCATCAGCCACTCTCATGAAGGTCACTTTTACAACACACTAAGCTGTGGTTTATATAAGTTCCTCAATGGAtccacagcttttaaaaaaggGAGTAACTCTATACAACCCACACAGCATGAGTGATTTTAGGCTTACAAAGTTTCAATGAACAACTTTTGAGCAGCTTTGGGCGCTTAAGTCACCAGCAAAGTCCTTGTgtggggatgcacagggagtTTTTACAACCTTAGAGTTGAAGATACCTGTACAGCTGATGTGTTGACATCAAACTTCCTGAAGATAGCAAAAGCCTCCTCAAACAGCTCATTGCTGATGGCAATATTGGCTATATCAGGGGCATCGTAGTTATCCAGGCGGTTGATGTACTCCATGACCCGGGTGCGGTCAGCCTTGATAGCTGTGAGGATCAGAAGGTTCTGCAGATTCCTGAAGAGAGAAATAAACAGTACTTACCAAAAAATGATACAAGAAATTCACCCTCCCTTCTGCAGAAGGTATTGCTGTTTCACATTACAGCAATAACTCCAAGTTTCCTGTGGCTTAGTTTTcatttcacacacacacctgtgctcaCTGAACACTGAATTATCCAGAACTATTTTCTCCAGCAGTTCAATGAGTTCATTGGGAAGATCTGCAGTCATGAAGGCCTTCACAGTGACAGAGACTTCCTCGGGGTCCTGGGTCTCTGACAGAGCAGTCTGGACAACCTGCAGGCAGATAAGGCATGAACAAATGAGTGATGTCAGGCTCTGCAAATCCAGTTAGGACAAGGAAGGCTGGGAATGTCCTGCCTGCTGTACCTGGTCAATCAGGGGTCTTCTGTAGGGGTTGCTTTCCAGCAGCACACTGGCCCAGAGCTCGGGGTCCTTACGGCGAACTAAGTAGCGGGAGAGGCTCTTGAAGAGGGAGTTCTCATTGCACACCTGCAGAAAGGCACAGCTTGCTCAGAGGGAGGCACAGCTATGGAGCCTACGGACACCTGTACTGTAACTCTGAACTGAGGGGCAGACTAGAATCTCAGCCTTTAGTACTTCATTAACCTCCCACTTTCAGATGGGCAGGAGTTTCCCATTTCTCAtgaagctgcagagggaggctgAACAGCCACCTCCTCTTCTGTGTTACAAGCATGCACTTCCCAGCTTAAATACATTTTAGGAAATACAATGACAAAATGCTTTTGTCACTTTCCTATGTACCCCATGACATTGAAATTAGAACCCAATCACaaggcagctgcctgtgcaTACATACATTAATCAGCTCCAGATCACACTGTCCACGCTCGTACGCCACACAGGCCAGGTGAGGGTCCCTCTTCTCACAGTACTTGCCAACAACACGGCTGTCATAGTAGGGATTCTCACGCAGGAATCTCTCTGGGTTGTTGTTGCTGTCAATGTAGATCTTGGCCAGTGCATTGTGAGTGGCAGGCTCCTCACAGCCCTCGTGAATTCTTGCTTCCAGCCAGGGCAGAAGCAGCTTCAGCCTAGAAAGAAGTGATTTTCATGTTAGAGGTTGAGTAAGTAAATATCCGATTGCATAATTTCTACAGTCTTGGTGTAGGATAGAGTCAGGAACTAAACCAGAGTTACTCTGGTTTAATCTACATTTTGATCAAGTATTATAATGGTGTAACTTTCTGACACTGTGAAGAAAACACACCAAACTTATCTGGAGAGATTCCCACATCAGCCAAGAATTAGAGCTGGTTCTGACCcagtggcagctcctgcttgtGTCAGTACCAGCTTTAGCTGTGTGACAGGCACTGATGGATGAGCAGCAAACACTGCCAGACTGGAAGCTGGTAAGAGACTTGTAGAAGTTTAATACCTGTTTCTTTTCTCAACCTCTGCAACAAGTTCATCAGTTGAAAATTGACCTCTCACTACAAGGATGAGGTTCTTTATCACGTCTTCAGAGCAGTCCACATCAAGCAGTCCCCCAATAACAACTGGCAGACGGCTTGGATTCACCTACACAGAAGCATTTAAAGAGGTCAGGGTGATGTCAGGGAGCAAGGGCAGGCAAAACTCATCCCCAGAACTCCACATGAAAGCCACTTGTTAAGATTGACCCCATCTTCCTGCCCTTATTCCCAGCCTCCGGAGGTTCTGAACAAGCTTAAAAGTCAATTCTTCAGTCAACTGGTGTTCCCATCCCATCTCAGCAGCTCAGTTGCCATTGGAAGAGCTCCTGAGCAATTCACTTTGACCCTGCAGGAAaatttcccctcctctcccctccaaAATGTTGAGATTTAAAATCACCCCAACAACTCTGAAGTTATTCTACCAAGTCTTCCTCCTTCAAGTGGCACATGAGTGGGAGTTACAGCTTAACTTGACTGAAGAATGAGATCTGACTCACATCAGGGCTGATTTACTGGAGGCCACTAATAACCACTTAAATGTCAGTCTCGGGTACAAAGCTGTTTGCAGAATACTTAAACATGATGCCTGTAGTTGTATATAATACTGCAAAAATGGATCAATTCAACTCACTGAAGCCAAAGGACGAGTTGTCACCTACCTTCTGTACATAAATCTCAATATATTTTTGGAGATTATTTCTATACAAATACAGCACCAAGTCGTGGACAAAGTCAAAGCGGTCGCACACAATGATGAGAGGCAGTTGATCAGTGAGTTTAGCTTCCTAGAAAGAGAAGAGCTTTAGTAATTTGATTTTGCTCTTGCACTTAAGCAGACAAATAATACAGTCACTTAAACTGTCAAAGCAGCTGAATTTGGAAAGCCAAAACTCAACAGTCAACCAAATAATGACAGCTTGTTGTTGAGCTAATTGTTTGCAATATGTAGCAAGTGGGAGCACTCACACCCACTGAAGGGCGTGAGGAGCAAGAAGCTTTTTGGAGTTTAACCCTGCTCCTTTGCATGGCAGACTCTACAGAGTTTTACAACACAATACAACTATTACAAGCCTAGGCTATAGAGAATATTTTTAGTTGCCACTGGTGTTTGGTGTGCAGGATTAGCACTCTGGgatttcaaaagaaattgaaCCAAGACTAGATTGAGTTGTGGTTCATGATGTAAAACTTATATATAGAATTGACTTTGAGTGCCATGTGCCTTGTGATACCCCCTAACTATAGATTTAGAGAACAGTAACAATTAAGCTCTAGAGCAGTACTACTTTAATTGCTTACCAGATTAATTATCTAAAAGCATTCCAACTTTCAGCATAAGGTTACAATGGTTACAGTACAGAAGCTTAGTCTATGTGGCAGACAGTATTCCGGATGCATATTTCAGATCACTTATTCCAACATGCACATCCCAGAATATAATCCTACATATAAATTACACTTAAGGACTTTACACAGGGAGGCCTGTACTGGGAGATTTACCTGGTACATGTCCTGCACATTCCAGACATGGAACAGCACAAAAAACAATAACTTTCATCAGGAATTTGACAGCTTGATAACATATCTTAGGTGGCTTGATCAAATGACATACCTTACACCTCGGTGACACCAGGTTAGTTTTAGAGAATTCTCTTGGGAAGAGTTTTGCCATCTTCAGATATGATCAGCAAAATCTAAGACTATGCTATGTAACCAACAAACATGAAGGCAGGAAATGTTCCCAGATAAAGTTTTCCCCTCCCACATGGTTCCTCAGGTATTTCTCAGTGTTGTGCTTGTCAATAAGCTCAGAACTAAGACTACAGAATCTGAACTTTGAGCACACCATCTTTCCCTACTCTCCACCAAGGCTTTGGATCAGTCAGGAGATATTCCCACTGACTGGCACCTCCTAGCAGAGCTAAGCCATGGCTCACCTGACTGAAATTTCAGTGTGTAGGAGTAAGACAGATCAGCCCTGAACCTGAAAGCATTTATGGAATTAATTGACTCTATTCATCTGCTGTTTCTGTAGTCACTTAGTTGGAGTTGATGACACTGAAAATAAGCATTAAGTTATCAACTCATTTGGCACTATGGGTGCTCTCAAGTTAAGTAAACTGTTTCCTATTTTATAGCAGACAATTTTAAGAAATTCTAGATAAGTTGGTACATTTACTACAGGTTAAGAGTTCAAGCCAGATTAACCCTACCAAGAGCAGTGAGGAACTGACCTGATAGTCTCATTTTTTAGACAATATTCCAGGCTCACACTTCATTAGGAGGCACTGTCAACATGGCAGGTACCTCTGGTTTGAGGACACTTGGATCCTTAAGTGCAAAGGTTAAAACTCATCTATTTTCACAGAGCTGCCTCATTTCACTAGCGACACACCACGTTTTATCAGAACCCCAACCAACCCCAGACAGTCCAGTGCTAGCCAAACATTACCTTGAGGAAGTTTTTAACACGTTCTGGATCATAGCAGTTACTTTCCCTGCAGATTCTTTCCACTTCTTTAATTTGTCCTGTCTTGCAGGCAGCTTGAATGTACTTGAAGTGCACATCTGGATCCTGGCTGAAGTTTACAATGGAGcccaggaaataaaacaaacctgGAGAGAAACAGTCAGTACATTATTTGCTGGTCTCATTTAAAAGTACAAGAAAAAGGCTACAGAAATTTAAGACACCCATTTTGGACAAAAGCAAAAGGCCAGCATTCTAGGTTTTTCTACAGCTTCAAAcatttttcaggatttcagaATAACAAATGATGCAACTGAAGAGTGGTGTCCATCCTAAACTGAGAAACTTTAAGTTTTAGATCTGTTCCAAGACAGTTTGAGGCTTAGCTACTTAAGTTCATTATGGCTTTCTAGATTCCAGCAGACACAGTCCTTCATGCACACATCTGTAATGAGGTGAGCACCAGCTCCTCTTGCAGAAGTACAGACTTACCCTCAAAGCTCTTGAAGGACTCAAAGAGCTCAATGAGTGACTGTGTTGACAGCTGTTCATGGTATTTGGAAGCCACCTGGACACAGATCTGCAGGTTCTGACGGATGTTAGCGGACAGCATCGCACGCAGACACTCCAGAGAGTCTTCTACTGACAGGGACCCAAAATAATTCACTAACCACTGCAAAGACACACAAGGCACTTCAGACCTGAGCAGAGGAGCAGTTATTACAGGCTGCATTTGCAGATGCAGGGTGGTGGATGCCTTACCTCAGGATTGAGGAGGTGAGTGTGAACCACCGCCCGCTTGATGTCGTACAGGTCTGTGAAGTGCTCGagtgctctctgcagcaaaCCAGCCTTCTCACACAGCTGAGCTATGTGAGCCCGGTCATAGTGAGTAAACATTTGGTTTCCCAGGATGGCATCTGCAACCTAGAAGGAAAATGGAACATTTTCACTCAGCTCCTGAGCACTGCCCACCAGTGTTTGCCACATCCAGCTCCAAGCCTGACACACACCTGAGGCGCGTGCATGAGGTTCATCTCAAGTAAACGTGTTTGCAGGGGACCTTCTGAGGGACGATTATTCTTCAGTGCATCCAGCAGAAAGGCTGTACATTGCTGGATTAAATTATATTCCATAAAGACATCCACaatctgccaaaaaaaaaaaggaaagaaattcagGTTTTTGATTAGGAACTGGAGGCATATTTAAGGATCAATGCAGTTTCCAAAGCTAAATCCAAACTCATAGCTCTGATGGTTTGAGTAGGGATCCTCTTTCCAATTTAATGAAGTCAATATTTCatagcaataaaataatttacctGTGTTATATCTGCAAGAGGCTCTTCATCTTGAACAAGCATTTGTGCAAACTGCTGTCCTTGATCAGGGCTGATTCTCATTACATTCCTCAGCAAAAATATCCAGTCTGGAGTATATCCAACCTGAAAAGATGGTGAAAAGTGAGAACTCAGCAAGAGCACACACCTTGTTAAATACAGAGCTCACTAAAAGCTACTGCCAGGAGATTACACAACCCAGACAAAATTTCGTCTTTTGGAAAAGGCTGCATGGGGAAGCAGGAAAAGACCCATGTATGAAGTGTAGCAGTAACTATTCATAAAAAACCTGAGGCAAAAGTAAATATTACACAGGTGCTCAGTTTCCCCCACAGTTACTTCTACCTACTTTAGAACATGCACTAGAGTTATTATTAAATACAGGACAGATacagcaatttaattttctctcacCTTTTTAGCATACAAAACAATCTTCTGGACTTGTCCTGTTTCAGCAAAACACTGGATGACCTTGTTTGGAACGTTGGCTCTCAGATAGACACTAAGTGCTAGTGTAGGATCTACAGACTTCACAAggtctcccagctcctctgagcacTCCAGCTGTTCAGGAACAGAAATGCAGTCAGCCCACCCTGACAGTGCCATGTACAATGCACTACCACCCCCTTCCTCATTTATCCTCCTTTTGGACTTCTCTTGAAAAAATTATGGTCCAGCCTGATAGCCTGAGCTGACTCTCCCAGCAGTGATCTAGTGGGCTCAGCCCCTCATGCTGTTCTAAACCAGTAAAACGAATTTTCAGGGCCAGAAAGAATTGGGTTACTCATTGTATCAGCGTGTTTCTCCAACTAATTACACAGATGTAACCACAGCACAAAGCACTTGCAGGCAGCATCCAAAGGAGTGCTTTGgcaaagcccagcagcagctcagagctttGCATGCTCTGTACATCCTGCTGTGATTTTAAATGTAGAATGAGTGAAGCTCTGAGTATCTGATCAATTCCCTTGCAGTAACTTGAGTCATAGTGACAGAGTGAGCACCTATTGCTCAGCTAtttgctgtcactgctgagctcccagctgagtTCTCCTGGGAAGGGGGGAGACTGTaaggcagcactgctccttTCCCCCTCACAGCTCTGAAGGTATCAAACCCAAACTCACCTTATCTTCTTTTAACCATTTTTCCAAGAGCTGCTTGCggccctgctggagcactggTCTGCAGAGCTCCAGTGACTCATACTTGTTCAGCTGCCCTTGGTCCAGGAGAATGCCAAAATACTGCAGGAGAGGGGAAgtctgccctggctgggctggaacaCTCTGGAACCGGCGTATGGTGTCTGGAGTACGCAGGATTCCCTGCCAGAGAGAGAAATCcacttcaattttcttttcttgctgttgtGGCTTGGCAAGAGCTTCTCCAGGAAGCTGGAGGTAATGTCACTGTAGCTGTCACAAGCATTTCTATGTTTTGCCAGCCCAGAATGTCAAGAGCAATATGGCTGAACATCAGCTCAGGCACTGAGATGCTTTGACAGGAAATGTGCTATAATAACCCATTAAATTTATTCCAGTAGCAATGCAGATTTAAGTTCAGAACCAGGACACCCTTGGCCTTGCAAGCAAGTTTCTCTCATCTGAATTTAGTCTTAGTCTGGGTTTTTTCATCCTGTTTCCAGGTACAACCTCAGCTAGGGCTTGACTTTTCACACACTTTTTTGCACCACTGGGGAAGCAAAGGTGAGTACCAGAAACATAATGAATCATAGCCATTGCTTCATCATTtattcctcccctcctctctgGGCTTTACAAACTCTAAGATCATCCAGCTTGCACTCAGTGTCAGCACCCAAGATACCTGTGAAGCACCAAAGTACTACCTTGGGACAAGAGCAGCAACAAGATCGTGCCCTGACCACTTAAAAAATTCACTGAGCTTTCCTGGAGCAAAAAGCTGAAGCCAGTAGAGTTCAGTGCTGTTCTGAACACTTTACCTTTGGGGCATTAGCTGCCACTTTTGCTGCCTCTGAATAGTTCCCTTGTGCAAAGAGTGCATTGAATTTCCTGGCAAAGAGCTCCTCGGCCCCCGCCAGGTTGTTGCGGACAGCCATCCGTAAAGCCAGGTCAGGGTTCTGCAGCACGTTTGTGATGTAGGGAATGATGTTCTCCTCCTCCACACACACTGAGAGCACCTGAAGAAACCACCAGGGGAAACCTCCAGTCAGTCCAAGTACCAAAAGTGAGCTAAGCTAACCCCTAAGAGCAAAGTTATGGTATTCATGGGAAGGTTTTCATCCCTTGATAACTCATATTTGTCATTTTATAAAAGTCCTCTGGTTAGAAAGAAGCAATGTCATCCATTGTCTGCATCAAAGCAGGCAATTAATAGTTTAATTGAGGTATCTGCAGAGGTAGAAACACAGGGATACAAAGGATCTTTCAGGAATACAGGGATCTTGCTAAAACCCCCACTCAGTGTCTTAAGTAATCAATCCTAGAGGACACCAGGAGCAATTTATATTCCCTATGCTCAACAAGCAACACCACccaaaaccaatctgggctAAAAGGCATGGCAGTACAATGTTAGTAACTTGTTTAAAGCAGTTCAGTTAGAGACAGAGATAGAACAGCAAATTTATTTTGGGGCTCACAGCACTGTCAGACCTTACATGTGCTGAGCAGAGTTCAAAGTGAACATTTCTGGAAACTCTTAGACATAGATATGAACCCTGCAGTGTATCATGAAGAGCCAGAGGGATTAGCTAAAGAAGTGACTTCCAGGCCAAGTTTCCTTACTTGTCCCTTTCTGTTGACTCCAATAATTCCAGCTGTTGCTTCATGCTGTGCAGTAACAAAAATGGTCTCTCCACTGATCCTGTTCATGTAGATACAGGTGCCAGTTTCCAGGTCATACAAGTGGATGTAGCCATACTTTGTTATGAGGAACACCACATCATGCTTGTCACTGATCTGCAGAACAGAAATAGATCACTCAAATTTGGCACTGGATAAATGAGTTGGTGCTTTTGAGACTCAGCAAACAGCTGGGCCATTTCAGGACAGCCAGAagtgctgttttatttttacttgagTACTATCACAGCACAATGATGTTTGAAGAGCTTGAAAAGCAGTTAAAATATATGGATATTTCTTCCACAGATAAGAacattctgcttttcaaatgCTGCTTGTCTCCACCTTTACTTTACCACTActgaagcagaagcagcagtcaCACCAGTCACACCAGTTTATGGCCAACCCTCAGGTCCACATTAACCAGCtggctcccactgccctgctcctgtcacaTCCACCAAGAGATGTTTGCAGCTGTCATACCTGCATAGCAACGGGAAAGTCACTTTGTGCTTCAGGAGGAAAGAAGACATCCACAGCTTTCTTTGGAAAGGGCTGATTCCCAGTGGGTGGTGTGCCAACCTCAATGATATGCAGCTGTGAAAGAGATAAGATTAATTCTTGCATCTAATTTATTTAACAATAGATTCAACAATGAAATTACAGCAACCCTCTAGCTGCTCAGCCTTAATCCTAAAATTATGCAAAGACAAACTAAGttaattttcctaaatattttcaCTGGCTAAAGGTGTGGCATTTGGTGTTCATGTACCATAGGTGAGAGAAACAGTTAAATATGATCTTTAGTTACTCCTAATTACTTGGAAATTTCAGGATTCAGTTAGGTTACTTTAGATGCACTCTTTTAACTTGGTTCACATCCTGCAGAGACAGTTCTGAACATATTTCTCTGACTCTAGCtctggctttgctgcagctcaTGTAATTTTAGCATTGGACCATATTTAGCCTTGCAACActgttgcttcatttttttaaattttcatccAATAATTTGGAAATTAGTTGAGTCTGATACTAGGGATCAGCATCAAAGAAAAGATTACAACAGCTTTTCCCTCAAGCTTAGTCTGTGAAGCTGAGAGTCACATGTTTCAAGCAGCTAATTAGGCTGGTCATGACATGCCACTTAACTTCTCCACTCACAGATTCTTGCTACACCAGGTAGTCCAAGCTCTGCATGCACCATGTGCCATATCCAGACTGACACAGTCCTTCACTTTCTTCCTTAAATGCAACTTTTTGCATTAAACCACTTGTTCTCCTGGAAGCAGAGAACCAGGGTGAGTCACTAAAGATTACAGCATATTTAGAACCAAGCCTTACCTTACCCCCAGCTTGCCCTCTTACTGCAAAACAGAAGAGAGTGGATTCTTCAGCATTCCCTTCCATCTTGAACTGTGCAAAGCTGGCTGCATGTCCCTCGATGGGCTGGGACACTTTTCTATCCACAGAGTACAGCTGCATTGCTCCCACTACACGGTTTTGCTACACAAAAAAGAACAAGTGTCAGGAAAAGCAGACACTGGGACAGCAATTTCATTTAGTATCGGTCAACATGCTGCTATTCCAAGCTTCCTCTTAAAATAGCATCACTTCAGACTCTTAACATTGCATTAGTGTTAATATCATTACAAATCCAATTATATTCATGTGAGATTTTCAGTTACATTTAAGTTTgttatttgaaaattaagacaagcatttacatttaattaaaCAAACAGATTAGTCCTGTTGCTGCAGAAGGAGACAACAAGACAAGCTCTGGGGTTCCCACACTTTCCTGGAGGTAAAGTACCTGTGCAGATATTCCAGTCAGCAAGAGCCATTTCTGCTTGGCATCAGTTCTGTAGTTGATGATCTGGCAGCCAGCAAGGCTGGAGTGACGATCAAACATCTTCACGGGCTGGGACTCCCCCTCCATGCTCCAGTGGTAAACTGCATTATCCGTCACGAGGGCAACAGTGTTCAGAGAGATCCACTTCCAGAAGGTGACATCATCTGTCATGGTGTGAGCCTTCATCTTGCTCTTCATTTCAATGTTGAAGATTTGCAGTGTTTTCCCAGCTAGAAGACACAGCATCGTTAGCCACGTGACAGAGCTGAAGAGCTGCACTAGGACATTAAACCCTGGGGACTTCCTTCAAGAAAAAGCTGTTCTACACTGGCAGACCTTCAGGGATCAGCTTTCACTGTAAACCAGAGCACACTCCTAGGGCTGATTTTACCCATTTGCCACTACTGAGCAACCAAACAGATGCAGAGAATGGGTTGGTAGGAAACAAAAGCTTCAGCCACACAAAGGGGTTGGAGGATACTTCACATACATCAAAACCAGGTTACAGTCATGCTCAGGCTCTTTGGAGCTGTGAGGGAAGCTGTGCCAGTGGCATTAAAAACCATGTCCACATCTGTTTTAACCATTAAAAGGGCACAACATTGAACAGTCAGGTTGGCAGAGGGTTTTTGCAATTCAGGCTGATTAACCGAAACCTTGGGGTTGCACTAATGGGATACACAGCTACTGACTGCAAACCAGACTGACAGGAAC belongs to Oenanthe melanoleuca isolate GR-GAL-2019-014 chromosome 19, OMel1.0, whole genome shotgun sequence and includes:
- the CLTC gene encoding clathrin heavy chain 1, which gives rise to MAQILPIRFQEHLQLQNLGINPANIGFSTLTMESDKFICIREKVGEQAQVVIIDMNDPSNPIRRPISADSAIMNPASKVIALKAGKTLQIFNIEMKSKMKAHTMTDDVTFWKWISLNTVALVTDNAVYHWSMEGESQPVKMFDRHSSLAGCQIINYRTDAKQKWLLLTGISAQQNRVVGAMQLYSVDRKVSQPIEGHAASFAQFKMEGNAEESTLFCFAVRGQAGGKLHIIEVGTPPTGNQPFPKKAVDVFFPPEAQSDFPVAMQISDKHDVVFLITKYGYIHLYDLETGTCIYMNRISGETIFVTAQHEATAGIIGVNRKGQVLSVCVEEENIIPYITNVLQNPDLALRMAVRNNLAGAEELFARKFNALFAQGNYSEAAKVAANAPKGILRTPDTIRRFQSVPAQPGQTSPLLQYFGILLDQGQLNKYESLELCRPVLQQGRKQLLEKWLKEDKLECSEELGDLVKSVDPTLALSVYLRANVPNKVIQCFAETGQVQKIVLYAKKVGYTPDWIFLLRNVMRISPDQGQQFAQMLVQDEEPLADITQIVDVFMEYNLIQQCTAFLLDALKNNRPSEGPLQTRLLEMNLMHAPQVADAILGNQMFTHYDRAHIAQLCEKAGLLQRALEHFTDLYDIKRAVVHTHLLNPEWLVNYFGSLSVEDSLECLRAMLSANIRQNLQICVQVASKYHEQLSTQSLIELFESFKSFEGLFYFLGSIVNFSQDPDVHFKYIQAACKTGQIKEVERICRESNCYDPERVKNFLKEAKLTDQLPLIIVCDRFDFVHDLVLYLYRNNLQKYIEIYVQKVNPSRLPVVIGGLLDVDCSEDVIKNLILVVRGQFSTDELVAEVEKRNRLKLLLPWLEARIHEGCEEPATHNALAKIYIDSNNNPERFLRENPYYDSRVVGKYCEKRDPHLACVAYERGQCDLELINVCNENSLFKSLSRYLVRRKDPELWASVLLESNPYRRPLIDQVVQTALSETQDPEEVSVTVKAFMTADLPNELIELLEKIVLDNSVFSEHRNLQNLLILTAIKADRTRVMEYINRLDNYDAPDIANIAISNELFEEAFAIFRKFDVNTSAVQVLIEHIGNLDRAYEFAERCNEPAVWSQLAKAQLQKGMVKEAIDSYIKADDPSSYMEVVQAANASGNWEELVKYLQMARKKARESYVETELIFALAKTNRLAELEEFINGPNNAHIQQVGDRCYDEKMYEAAKLLYNNVSNFGRLASTLVHLGEYQAAVDGARKANSTRTWKEVCFACVDGKEFRLAQLCGLHIVVHADELEELINYYQDRGYFEELITMLEAALGLERAHMGMFTELAILYSKFKPQKMREHLELFWSRVNIPKVLRAAEQAHLWAELVFLYDKYEEYDNAIITMMNHPTDAWKEGQFKDIITKVANVELYYKAVQFYLEFKPLLLNDLLMVLSPRLDHTRAVTFFTKVKQLPLVKPYLRSVQNHNNKSVNESLNNLFIIEEDYQALRTSIDAYDNFDNISLAQRLEKHELIEFRRIAAYLFKGNNRWKQSVELCKKDRLYKDAMQYASESKDTELAEELLQWFLQENKRECFGACLFTCYDLLRPDVVLETAWRHNIMDFAMPYFIQVMKEYLTKVDKLDASESLRKEEEQATETQPIVYGQPQLMLTAGPSVAVPPQAPFGYGYTAPPYGQPQPGFGYSM